One window of the Chitinophaga niabensis genome contains the following:
- a CDS encoding SO2930 family diheme c-type cytochrome gives MKRLILISMVLWGCGQPQQPKQAFEFKEKLSDYGFFTGELKTLTAAAGVQHYELSTPLFTDYALKDRFIVLPAGKSMQYRDSGTLEFPDSTFIIKNFSYNDTAHIKTLIETRLLFKDPFDQRWKVMNYLWNAEQTEAVKWITGKKVPITLLDDQQQKVSTVYQVPNTNDCKRCHSNNGQLLPIGPKARNLHPHLQQWVTNGSLKGMPALTQVPVLPDWKDSVHYTVAQRARAYLDVNCAHCHTKGGDAYNTGLFLEYEQTDPAHLGFLKGPVSAGGGAGGLDYDILPGNADRSILAYRMNSTEPGTAMPELARTLIHKEGVALIRTWIDQLPRNQ, from the coding sequence ATGAAGCGATTGATCCTTATCAGTATGGTATTATGGGGTTGCGGTCAACCTCAGCAGCCTAAACAGGCTTTCGAATTTAAAGAGAAATTATCCGATTACGGTTTCTTTACAGGAGAACTGAAAACACTTACCGCAGCCGCCGGTGTGCAGCATTACGAACTCAGCACACCGCTGTTCACGGATTATGCTTTGAAGGACCGTTTTATTGTACTGCCTGCAGGAAAGAGCATGCAATACAGGGATTCCGGTACTTTGGAATTCCCGGACTCTACCTTCATCATTAAGAACTTCTCATATAACGATACGGCACATATTAAAACACTGATCGAAACCCGCTTGCTGTTTAAAGACCCCTTTGATCAACGCTGGAAGGTGATGAACTACCTCTGGAATGCTGAACAAACGGAAGCGGTTAAGTGGATCACCGGCAAGAAAGTTCCCATCACCCTGCTGGACGATCAACAGCAAAAGGTTTCCACCGTATACCAGGTGCCGAATACCAATGATTGCAAAAGATGCCATTCCAACAACGGGCAACTACTGCCTATCGGGCCTAAGGCCCGCAATCTCCATCCGCATTTACAACAATGGGTGACCAATGGCTCCCTGAAAGGAATGCCTGCGCTTACCCAGGTGCCGGTATTGCCGGACTGGAAAGATAGTGTGCACTATACAGTAGCACAACGGGCACGCGCCTACCTGGATGTAAACTGTGCACATTGCCATACCAAAGGCGGAGATGCCTATAATACCGGTTTATTCCTTGAATACGAACAAACTGATCCTGCACATCTCGGCTTCCTGAAAGGCCCTGTATCTGCCGGTGGCGGGGCAGGCGGACTGGATTACGACATCCTTCCCGGAAACGCAGACCGTTCTATCCTTGCTTATAGGATGAACAGTACAGAGCCTGGTACGGCTATGCCTGAGTTAGCCAGAACATTAATTCATAAGGAAGGAGTTGCACTGATCAGAACATGGATAGATCAATTGCCACGAAATCAGTAA